In Hoeflea ulvae, one genomic interval encodes:
- the chrA gene encoding chromate efflux transporter: protein MSLISSPSWSEMFRVFGRIGLLSFGGPAGQIALMHRELVEERNWLDEPRFLHALNFCMLLPGPEAMQLATYAGWLLRGVRGGLLAGLLFILPGFAVIMALSAVYFRHGDLPVVAGVLFGLKAAVLAIVVEALLRVSKRALKTRLAWGLAVLAFVAIAFLKLPFPLIVLGAGLIGILASHSSMAGKDEAAAAAVDQGPAVMLPGLTGPTLRTVGIWGAVWLAPLALLLAVPGLPQTFAAMAEFFSKAAIVTFGGAYAVLAYVGQQAVEVHGWLVPGDMLAGLGLAETTPGPLILVLVFVGFLGGAREAGLDPMTGGLIGGSIALFFTFAPCFLWIFAGAPHIERLRSVRWLSAGLSAITAAVVGVISNLAVWFALHVLFGSVGARVVGPLTLPVPALATLDVAALAIALGAGVALLRFHLNLFVVLGAATLAGVAVIMVA, encoded by the coding sequence ATGAGTTTGATATCTTCTCCCTCCTGGTCCGAGATGTTTCGCGTCTTCGGGCGGATCGGGCTGCTGTCATTCGGCGGCCCCGCCGGGCAGATCGCGCTGATGCATCGCGAACTGGTCGAAGAACGCAACTGGCTGGATGAGCCGCGGTTTCTGCACGCGCTGAATTTCTGCATGCTGCTGCCCGGGCCCGAAGCGATGCAACTGGCCACCTATGCGGGCTGGTTGCTGCGCGGCGTGCGCGGCGGGCTGCTGGCCGGTCTGCTGTTCATTCTGCCCGGCTTCGCGGTGATCATGGCGCTGTCGGCGGTCTATTTCCGCCATGGCGACCTGCCGGTGGTGGCGGGCGTGCTGTTCGGGCTCAAGGCGGCGGTGCTGGCCATTGTCGTCGAAGCCCTGCTGAGGGTGTCGAAACGGGCGCTCAAGACCCGGCTTGCCTGGGGGCTGGCGGTGCTTGCCTTTGTCGCCATCGCCTTTCTCAAGCTGCCTTTCCCGCTGATCGTGCTCGGCGCGGGGCTTATCGGCATTCTTGCGTCCCATTCGAGTATGGCAGGGAAGGACGAGGCCGCAGCGGCTGCGGTCGATCAGGGGCCGGCAGTCATGCTGCCGGGCCTGACCGGGCCGACCTTGCGCACCGTCGGCATCTGGGGGGCGGTCTGGCTGGCGCCGCTGGCGTTGCTGCTTGCCGTGCCCGGCCTGCCGCAGACCTTTGCGGCGATGGCGGAATTTTTCTCCAAGGCGGCGATCGTCACCTTCGGCGGCGCCTATGCGGTGCTGGCCTATGTCGGCCAGCAGGCGGTCGAAGTGCATGGCTGGCTGGTGCCGGGCGACATGCTGGCAGGGCTGGGGCTGGCGGAAACCACGCCCGGGCCGCTGATCCTTGTGCTGGTGTTTGTCGGTTTTCTCGGCGGCGCGCGCGAGGCGGGGCTGGATCCGATGACGGGCGGGTTGATCGGCGGATCGATCGCGCTGTTTTTCACCTTTGCGCCGTGCTTTTTATGGATTTTCGCCGGCGCGCCGCATATCGAGCGGCTGCGGTCGGTCAGGTGGCTGTCAGCCGGGTTGTCGGCGATCACCGCTGCCGTGGTCGGCGTGATTTCCAACCTGGCGGTGTGGTTTGCGCTGCACGTGCTGTTCGGTTCCGTTGGAGCGAGGGTGGTCGGGCCGTTGACGCTGCCCGTGCCGGCGCTCGCTACGCTCGATGTCGCAGCGCTGGCCATCGCGCTGGGCGCGGGCGTGGCGCTGCTGCGCTTTCATCTCAATCTGTTTGTCGTGCTGGGCGCTGCGACGCTTGCCGGCGTCGCGGTCATCATGGTCGCCTGA
- a CDS encoding chromate resistance protein ChrB domain-containing protein, whose translation MSKSISAHDLSNLSGTNNWPTVVAATRCFKFEEEARSIAGSVWRDHMQTEIWGPDLARLGRPIVVYCLHGHNVSQLAVARLRAQGFDARHLEGGIDAYEAAGGLVLKQRGPDVPLLLPQPTLWITSERPGGDGLGFAWLVRRFIDPLAQFHFVEAEWVVDIAEEMGAIPFAVEGARNFCQVGETCSADKLLDLFGIEDPALRHFARILRGASAGADEPQSAGLQAILRGLSSLQDDDLAQLENSMVIHDALFAWCRHATRETQIRTTGKAAA comes from the coding sequence ATGTCCAAATCCATCTCGGCTCACGACCTGTCAAACCTGTCCGGCACCAATAACTGGCCGACGGTTGTTGCCGCCACACGCTGTTTCAAGTTCGAGGAAGAGGCCCGGTCGATTGCCGGATCGGTGTGGCGCGACCACATGCAGACCGAAATCTGGGGTCCGGACCTGGCCAGGCTCGGCAGGCCGATCGTGGTCTATTGCCTGCACGGCCACAATGTCAGCCAGCTCGCGGTGGCGCGGTTGCGGGCGCAAGGGTTTGACGCCCGGCACCTTGAGGGCGGGATTGATGCCTATGAGGCCGCCGGCGGGCTGGTGCTCAAACAGCGCGGGCCGGATGTGCCGCTGCTTCTGCCGCAGCCGACGCTCTGGATTACCAGCGAAAGGCCGGGGGGCGACGGCCTGGGTTTTGCCTGGCTGGTGCGCCGCTTCATCGATCCCTTGGCGCAGTTCCACTTTGTCGAGGCCGAATGGGTGGTCGATATTGCCGAGGAGATGGGGGCAATCCCGTTTGCGGTCGAAGGCGCGCGCAATTTTTGTCAAGTCGGGGAAACCTGCAGTGCCGACAAGCTGCTCGATCTGTTCGGCATCGAGGATCCGGCCTTGCGTCATTTCGCCCGCATTCTGCGCGGTGCAAGTGCCGGGGCGGACGAACCGCAATCGGCCGGCCTGCAGGCGATTTTGCGGGGATTGTCATCTTTGCAAGATGATGATCTGGCACAGCTTGAAAACTCCATGGTGATCCATGACGCGCTGTTTGCCTGGTGCCGTCACGCCACCCGTGAGACCCAGATCCGGACGACGGGGAAAGCTGCAGCATGA
- a CDS encoding ribose-phosphate pyrophosphokinase has protein sequence MKVFAGNSNRRLAESICNYLNVPLGKASVRRFADQEIFVEIQENVRGEDVFILQSTSYPTNDNLMELLIMIDAFRRSSARRITAVLPYFGYARQDRRASGRTPISAKLVANLITEAGADRVLTLDLHAGQIQGFFDIPTDNLFAIPVIARDIKAHYELENVMVVSPDVGGVVRARALGKRLGSLLAIVDKRRDRPGESEVMNIIGEVDGKDCILIDDIVDSGGTLCNAAEALLNNGAKSVTAYITHGVLSGGAVARVSSSKLKELVITDSIQPTQEIQNAPNIRVLSTDALIGEAINRTAAEQSVSSLFD, from the coding sequence ATGAAGGTTTTCGCGGGAAACTCGAACCGACGTTTGGCGGAGTCCATTTGCAACTATCTCAATGTGCCCTTGGGCAAGGCAAGCGTCCGACGCTTCGCCGATCAGGAGATCTTTGTCGAAATCCAGGAAAATGTGCGCGGCGAGGATGTGTTCATCCTCCAGTCCACCTCCTACCCGACCAATGACAACCTGATGGAACTGCTGATCATGATCGACGCCTTCCGGCGATCATCAGCCAGAAGGATCACGGCCGTGCTGCCCTATTTCGGCTATGCCCGTCAGGACCGCCGCGCCTCGGGCCGCACGCCGATCTCGGCCAAGCTGGTGGCCAATCTGATTACCGAAGCCGGCGCCGACCGGGTGCTGACGCTTGACCTGCACGCAGGCCAGATCCAGGGCTTCTTCGATATTCCAACCGACAACCTGTTCGCCATTCCGGTGATTGCCCGTGACATCAAGGCCCATTACGAGCTGGAAAATGTCATGGTGGTCTCACCTGACGTTGGCGGCGTGGTCCGCGCCCGTGCGCTCGGCAAACGCCTGGGCTCGCTGCTTGCAATCGTCGACAAGCGCCGCGACCGTCCCGGCGAATCCGAAGTCATGAACATCATCGGTGAAGTTGACGGCAAGGACTGCATCCTGATCGACGACATCGTCGATTCCGGTGGCACCCTGTGCAACGCCGCCGAAGCGCTGCTCAACAATGGCGCCAAATCCGTGACCGCCTACATCACCCATGGTGTATTGTCGGGCGGCGCCGTGGCGCGCGTTTCGTCTTCGAAACTCAAGGAACTGGTCATCACCGACTCGATTCAGCCGACACAGGAAATCCAGAACGCACCCAATATCCGCGTGCTGTCGACTGATGCGCTGATCGGCGAAGCCATCAACCGCACCGCGGCTGAACAGTCGGTGTCGAGCCTGTTCGACTGA
- a CDS encoding ABA4-like family protein — protein sequence MNPDTLFQLSGPLAMAGWLALAASPLAPRLTQLAAGLVIPVILSLGYTALILANWSSAEGGFNSLAEVMLLFTNPAVALAGWLHYLAFDLFVGAWEVRTARRTGFPHLLVLPCLVLTFLFGPIGLLVFLGLRLVHGRFATQTAGGLA from the coding sequence ATGAACCCCGATACCCTCTTTCAACTCTCAGGCCCGCTGGCAATGGCCGGTTGGCTGGCCCTGGCCGCGTCGCCCCTCGCGCCCCGGCTAACCCAGCTTGCAGCCGGTCTTGTCATTCCGGTCATCCTTTCGCTCGGCTACACCGCGCTCATCCTTGCCAACTGGTCGAGCGCCGAAGGCGGCTTCAACAGCCTGGCCGAAGTCATGCTGCTCTTTACCAATCCCGCCGTCGCCCTGGCCGGCTGGCTGCACTACCTGGCCTTCGATCTCTTCGTTGGCGCCTGGGAGGTCCGTACTGCGCGGCGCACCGGCTTTCCGCATCTTCTGGTGCTGCCCTGCCTGGTGCTGACCTTCCTGTTCGGCCCCATCGGGCTCCTGGTCTTTCTCGGCCTGCGGCTGGTTCATGGCCGCTTTGCAACACAGACCGCCGGAGGTCTGGCATGA
- a CDS encoding TetR/AcrR family transcriptional regulator, with the protein MLKTKDSYHHGDLRAALLKAGEEVLAESGIDGFSLRAVAKRVGVSHSAPAHHFGDAKGLLDALATEGFRRFLAAMEARQKAETSGDPRQQVLASGLGYLDFAVSSPALFRLMFAADKSHQKSDELTEAAQASFVHLAEGVARLRGVSPFENASAMTDVMAIWSMVHGFSELFISGRLGYDDCRPPADRDAFLVEILDRAIG; encoded by the coding sequence ATGCTCAAGACAAAAGATAGCTATCATCATGGCGACCTGCGCGCGGCGCTGCTCAAGGCGGGAGAAGAGGTTCTGGCGGAATCCGGGATCGACGGGTTTTCCTTGAGAGCCGTGGCCAAGCGGGTGGGGGTCAGCCACTCTGCGCCGGCTCATCATTTCGGCGATGCCAAGGGGTTGCTCGATGCGCTGGCCACGGAAGGCTTCCGCCGGTTTCTCGCCGCCATGGAGGCGCGGCAAAAGGCGGAGACCAGCGGCGATCCGCGCCAGCAGGTGCTGGCGTCGGGGCTGGGCTATCTCGATTTCGCGGTCAGTTCGCCGGCCCTGTTCCGGCTGATGTTCGCGGCGGACAAATCCCACCAGAAGTCGGATGAGCTGACGGAGGCCGCCCAGGCTTCCTTTGTGCATCTGGCCGAAGGTGTTGCCCGGCTGCGCGGCGTCTCGCCCTTCGAGAATGCGTCGGCAATGACCGATGTGATGGCGATCTGGAGCATGGTGCACGGCTTTTCCGAGTTGTTCATCTCCGGCCGGCTTGGATATGACGACTGCAGGCCACCAGCGGACCGCGATGCCTTTCTGGTCGAAATCCTCGACCGGGCGATCGGCTGA